A genomic segment from Rubrobacter tropicus encodes:
- a CDS encoding ABC transporter substrate-binding protein gives MKSEASFALPARALAFLLAAVLMAVTLFASATSAQAAKPGSGTGSLPVSGTLADGGTFEGTISNLDASTNGAGDLVVSGVLNGTATDAAGDATRITDQAFTTTAALQPGGACDILFLDIGPIFLDLLGLQVDLSQITLDINAVPGAGNLLGNLLCAITGLLDNPGNPTNAIAGLLDRVFALLG, from the coding sequence GTGAAGAGCGAAGCTAGCTTCGCGCTGCCCGCGCGTGCCCTGGCGTTTCTGCTGGCGGCCGTGCTGATGGCGGTGACCCTGTTCGCGAGCGCGACGAGCGCCCAGGCCGCGAAGCCGGGTAGTGGTACGGGCTCCCTGCCTGTCAGCGGCACGCTGGCCGACGGCGGCACGTTCGAGGGTACGATCTCGAACCTGGATGCCTCGACCAACGGCGCGGGCGACCTGGTCGTCAGCGGTGTCCTCAACGGCACGGCCACCGACGCGGCCGGGGATGCCACCCGGATCACCGACCAGGCGTTCACGACCACCGCGGCCCTGCAGCCGGGCGGCGCGTGCGACATACTGTTCCTGGACATCGGGCCGATCTTCCTCGACCTGCTGGGTCTGCAGGTGGATCTCTCGCAAATCACGCTCGACATCAACGCCGTTCCGGGCGCCGGTAACCTGCTCGGCAACCTGCTCTGCGCGATCACCGGCCTGCTCGACAACCCGGGCAACCCGACAAACGCCATCGCCGGCCTGCTGGATAGGGTCTTCGCCCTTCTCGGCTAG
- the pgl gene encoding 6-phosphogluconolactonase encodes MSVKVFDTPEDLAAAAAGAFAEKAAEAIARRGRFAVALAGGSTPRSTYEILARDYAGAVDWPRVHVFFGDERTVPPDHEDSNYRTAREALLDHVPVGSVHPMRGELPPEEAAALYVRDLRTFFEEELPAFDLIMLGIGGDGHTASLFPETSALGVTDRMVVANPVPKLDTTRITLTAPVLNAAREVLFLVAGEGKAEALKEILEGDADPREYPAKLVQPPGGPGWMADRAAASRIKES; translated from the coding sequence GTGAGCGTCAAGGTCTTTGATACCCCAGAAGACCTCGCCGCCGCCGCCGCCGGCGCCTTCGCGGAGAAGGCGGCCGAAGCGATAGCGCGGCGCGGGCGCTTCGCCGTCGCCCTCGCCGGCGGCTCGACCCCGAGGAGCACGTACGAGATCCTGGCCCGCGATTACGCGGGCGCCGTGGATTGGCCCCGCGTCCACGTCTTTTTCGGCGACGAGCGGACCGTGCCCCCTGACCACGAGGACTCCAACTACCGGACGGCCAGGGAGGCGCTCCTCGACCACGTCCCCGTGGGCTCCGTCCACCCCATGCGCGGAGAGCTGCCCCCGGAAGAAGCAGCCGCCCTCTACGTGCGGGACCTGCGAACTTTCTTCGAAGAAGAACTGCCGGCCTTCGACCTCATCATGCTCGGCATAGGGGGCGACGGCCACACGGCCAGCCTCTTCCCGGAGACCTCCGCGCTCGGAGTGACCGACCGCATGGTCGTCGCCAATCCCGTGCCCAAGCTCGACACCACCCGCATCACGCTGACGGCGCCGGTCCTGAACGCGGCGCGGGAGGTCTTATTCCTCGTCGCCGGGGAGGGCAAGGCAGAGGCCCTGAAGGAGATCCTGGAAGGCGACGCCGACCCGCGCGAGTACCCGGCGAAACTCGTCCAACCCCCCGGCGGACCAGGGTGGATGGCAGACCGCGCGGCGGCGAGCCGTATTAAAGAATCTTAA
- a CDS encoding NAD-dependent epimerase/dehydratase family protein: MERQGKVLITGGAGFLGINLARHLLSRGYEVASLDLEPFDYPERGQVEELTGDIRDRAFVDRAVEGADFVVHTAAALPLYSAEDIYTTDVEGTRNMLDAALRHGVKRFVHVSSTAVYGIPDHHPLYETDKLEGVGPYGQAKIQAEMVCLEYRARGLTVPIIRPKSFVGPERLGVFALFYDWAHTGHDFPMIGSGNNRYQLLDVEDLCDAIALTLTLPEEQVDDTFNIGAAEFTTMKEDYQAVLDEAGHGKKIRGFPAAPAIVGLRVLDKLGVSPLYKWVYETASKDSFVSIEKAQAQLGYAPKFSNKEALLRNFRWYLANLKQFENASGVSHRVPWKQGAIGLLKRFF; encoded by the coding sequence ATGGAACGACAGGGGAAAGTGCTTATCACCGGCGGGGCCGGGTTTCTCGGTATCAACCTCGCGAGACACTTGCTCTCCCGCGGCTACGAGGTGGCCTCCCTCGACCTCGAACCTTTCGACTACCCGGAACGCGGCCAGGTCGAGGAGCTAACCGGCGACATCAGGGACAGGGCGTTCGTGGACCGCGCCGTCGAGGGCGCGGACTTCGTGGTCCACACGGCCGCCGCCCTCCCCCTCTACTCGGCAGAGGACATCTACACGACGGACGTCGAAGGCACCCGCAACATGCTGGACGCCGCTTTACGCCACGGCGTGAAGCGCTTCGTCCACGTCTCCTCGACGGCCGTCTACGGGATACCGGACCACCATCCCCTCTACGAGACGGACAAGCTGGAGGGCGTGGGTCCTTACGGGCAGGCCAAGATCCAGGCCGAGATGGTCTGCCTGGAGTACCGCGCCAGGGGCCTGACGGTCCCGATCATCCGCCCCAAGTCCTTTGTCGGACCGGAGCGGCTCGGGGTCTTCGCCCTCTTCTACGACTGGGCGCACACGGGGCACGACTTCCCGATGATCGGCTCGGGCAACAACCGCTACCAGCTCCTTGACGTCGAGGACCTCTGCGACGCCATAGCCCTCACCCTCACCCTCCCGGAAGAGCAGGTGGACGACACCTTCAACATCGGTGCCGCCGAGTTCACCACCATGAAGGAGGACTACCAGGCGGTCCTCGACGAGGCCGGACACGGAAAGAAGATCCGGGGCTTCCCCGCAGCCCCCGCCATCGTCGGCCTCCGCGTCCTCGACAAGCTGGGCGTTTCCCCCCTCTACAAGTGGGTCTACGAGACCGCCTCCAAGGACTCCTTCGTCTCGATCGAGAAGGCGCAAGCGCAGCTCGGCTACGCCCCCAAGTTCTCCAACAAGGAGGCCCTGCTCCGCAACTTCCGCTGGTACCTGGCGAACCTCAAGCAGTTCGAGAACGCCTCGGGCGTCTCCCACCGGGTGCCGTGGAAGCAGGGCGCCATCGGCCTGCTCAAACGGTTCTTCTAG